The genomic segment gtgcatttagttttgtttgtttccaaaaaAATACGGTTCCTTGCGTTTTTAGTAAAGATTGTATCAACTGCACTTGTTTGCAGTACAGACTTTCAAGATGTGCTGGCACTCTTTGCTAAACCTGAACACTTCCACGTTGCTCAATGCGGTAGTAGTACTTCCGTTttaaggagagaggaaaaaccCTACGAACATAACTTTGATCTTTTAACCCAATGAGAACAGGAGGTATGGCCACTGACGAATACGTTTTACGCGAAGCCGCTAAAATGGacgctgtctctttaaatctttGAGCTTCGTGTCTGTAACGGTGACGtgtctttctcctcctcctcccggtggctcagtcagtcagtcagtcagtcattGAGTTTCACTCCGAGCTGATTTTCACTGGAGGGGAAAGGCTATACGACCACTGTTAAGGCATCATGGGCAGTAAGTACTACTTTTTGAATGAATCTTCATCAGCCTGATGCCTGTAGCCTCTGAAGAAAACCTCATGTTGTTGTTTAGTCCGTTTTCTAACTTAGTTAGCTAACTCTATTAGGGTTCACTTTAGCTTCTACTGCTAGCTAACGTgtaaattgttgcttttttgccgctataaaatatttctgacaaaaaccTATTTGTGGAAATAATTCAGCGaactagaaatattttataaatgcggtttatttatttttttatttttgttctaaagTTCTAAGCTGCAGACCGAGTTAGCTAGAAACCTATAATGAGCTAACCACTCATTCAAACACTGACAGTCTAGTGATGACGATGCATAACAGACCTGCTCTTATCTTTATCTCACTGTCAATAAAATCAGGTACTACAATCACGTGGTATAGATGAATACTTGTAAAACAGTCAGCAACAGCgcaataataaatattttataatattatgcattttgtgtatttaaatttcCCATGAGTCCGCCCCACTCTCAATGCCACGTCCTACTCATCCCACCAATTATTCCCAGTCAAAACTCTCATGTTTGATTGTTTCCAGTTAAATTCTTGGAGGTAATAAAGCCGTTCTGTGCGGTGCTACCAGAGATCCAGAAACCTGAAAGAAAGGTAggtgtttttcatttatattgttattattttcttgttattAAATGACCTTTAATCTTGGTTTATGAAGCTTCCTCTTTTTGTAATTCCTGACAATATGTGTCCAACAGATCCAGTTCAGAGAAAAGGTGCTATGGACGGCAATTACTCTCTTCATCTTTCTTGTGTGTTGCCAGGTAATTAGAAAAAATGCTTTCAACGTACTACAGTCTACTTATTATGCCAAGCATTGCTGTTTCTTTGACTCTAGAAATAACAGGTTAATCTGTATCTAACTACAGTTTGGAGTTTGTCAATTACAAACTTGTAATTGACAAACTCCATATTTTTACCTAAACATATTTTCCCCTAAATACACCTCTggcaaacaataaaatgaaaattccTCCAAATCCAATTCATTGTGAAAGCTGTGTTTATGTCTTTAATTGATTGTGCTATTTATCTCTAATtctaacaaatatatttcataaaaagtagttatatttattcagtttttgtcatGTTCATCTTTTTACAAAGCTGAATGTGACATTGTCTGtgtcatataaaatataaaattggcATCTGCGGCAGATGCTAATTTCCTACCGTCAATATATGTCATGAatagttttagaaaaaagttactttattcATTATCTACTAACTAATTCAGTCTTTCTCATGAACTCTGTTCCTTCAGATTCCGCTTTTTGGCATAATGTCCTCAGATTCTGCAGATCCATTTTACTGGATGAGAGTCATCATGGCTTCAAATAGAGGTATTGGTCCAACATGCTAAGCAAAACTAAAGTCTTTTTGACATGAGCTAACAAATCTACCTTCATCTAGGTACTCTGATGGAGCTGGGTATCTCACCCATTGTCACCTCAGGCCTGATAATGCAGCTGCTGGCTGGAGCTAAGATCATTGAAGTTGGAGACACCCCAAAGGATAGAGCGCTCTTTaatggagctcagaaatgtatGAAACACAGACCTGGCTGTGATCTAAaaatttcatttgtattttggGTCGTCTAAtcttttgatgttttcagtGTTTGGGATGATCATCACCATCGGCCAGGCCATTGTTTATGTGATGACTGGCATGTATGGAGATCCATCAGAGATGGGTGCAGGGATCTGTTTGCTCATCATCATTCAGGTAAGAATGACAAAAAGTGTTTTGACTGATCAAAGCATTTGAAAGTATGATGtgtaaactagaaaatttctgaagaaatttagaaGAGGTCTGCCAAACAGTGCATATCAGTTGCATCAAGCTATTCCTTACATGTTGACTAACATCGACTTATTCTCTGTAGAATGCAAACCTCATGCCATAAGACAGCTAAGCTCCCAGTcatcttttttatgtatatatttgtattaattGGACTGGTTGTACGTCTTTGCAGCTGTTTGTTTCCGGGCTGATTGTGCTGCTCCTGGATGAATTGCTCCAAAAGGGCTACGGCCTCGGTTCAGGGATCTCCCTGTTCATTGCCACCAACATCTGCGAGACCATTGTCTGGAAGGCCTTTAGTCCCACCACTGTGAACACTGGAAGAGGTAAACAACCAGAGACCACTCTTCCAATAAATTTCTTGATGTATTAAATATGCCTCTTTTAGCTTTTCTCAAACTTGTTCtggaaatgacagaaatatttattacttttgtaattttgtgttgcAGGAACAGAATTTGAGGGAGCAGTCATCGCTCTTTTTCACCTCCTCGCCACGAGGACTGACAAAGTGCGGGCTCTCCGGGAGGCCTTCTACAGGCAGAACCTCCCCAACCTCATGAACCTCATCGCTACAGTGTTTGTCTTTGCTGTAGTTATATACTTTCAGGTGTGTTGCTTTCCTTCTGTttctagctgtgtttccatccaACTGTCAAGCGaattttgagcaaacttttaacagcccccaaaaacaaaattaatgcaATTTAGGCCTGTGTTCTGTCTACTGGTTTGAGGCTATTCAAACCAGTAGACAGAACCAGGTCACATGAAGCATTATTTCGTCAGATGTTGGCTGTAAAATAATACAATGTAGAAATGTCTCCAACTTTAGTGCCTCTATGAAGACACAAAACCATCAGTGGATTAGAGCATCCTacccaaaatacatttttgttgctcATCAATTTGATTTGACTCAgtcaaaaaaaaactgtcaaactattttttcctgtcatttttttaaaaatgaaaatgtcggggcgtggcgtaggggttagcgcgacccacatttggaggcctcaagtcctcgacgcggctgtcgtgggttcgactcccggacccggcgacgcttaccgcatgtcttccctcctctccttccccctttcctgtcagcctactttgtaaaaagggactctagagcccacaaaagaccccctgaaggggtaaaaaaaaatgaaaatgtcaaattcaaATACCTCTCATGTTTATTCCCTTGAATTAGTATTCAACAATTGTGCACATCTTACATCAAGTAGATGAATACATGTAACTTTTTCTCCgtaatgacaaaaaacactgactgTGGTctagtaaatatatataaacattaaaattaaatgattacTTTTAAAGTATGAACATGGACATGAATTGTTCTCCTGTTTGTGCATAAACAAATGTCTCAATGTTTATACTGATGTGGAGGCTAAATCACACTCAGCAGCCGCAATGGAAACTGGAATTACAAGCAGAATTTTAGctaaagttttgaaatcagggaaTGTTCTCCAATTGAAAAGATCTGAACTTGACAAGACTCTCTGAATGAATGAGAATGCACTTCTTCTGCACCAGATCTGTCCAAATTCTTCAACACTCTGTCAGCTCTCCACTAGTGAGATGCCTTTAGTTCAGTGTTATGAtcagagattaatttcagatggaaatttttgttatttttgattaattgggTTACTTCCACAACATACTCTCTGCAAAGTTCAAATTGTACCAAGTTATGTGTGAATTGTAATGTCTCATCAATCGATAGTCTTCAGATTTTCCCATCACGGTTTAAAAACCCAACCAAAGACTGAACTCCATCACTCACAGCTCAGCCAGGAGAGCCTCTCCCCGGTCACCCCAGACTGACAGTCCTCCGCTCCATTCTGGAGTTTCATTCACAGACCTTTCAGTGGAGGAAAAAGTTCGCTATGCCAGAACTTATTTGGAGCATATGTTTCCATCTCcccttttttacatattaactCTGGAAAAACCAAGCAAGCCTACAAATGTTTTTTGcgaaatttaagattttattaattttttacttttgctgttttgttccaACTTTGAATGCAATGCTTTGAAATGCGCTAGAGaagttgatggaaagatggtTTCTGTGACTGATTCTACAGTATTAATTGAGCCTCAtcttatacaaaaatctgatcTTCTTATAGGGATTCAGAGTGGATCTGCCCATCAAATCTGCTCGCTACCGTGGCCAATATAACACATACCCCATCAAGCTTTTCTACACCTCCAACATTCCCATCATCCTGCAGTCTGCCTTGGTCTCCAACCTGTATGTTATCTCCCAGATGCTTTCCACGCGCTTCAGTGGAAATTTCCTGGTGAATCTGCTTGGAACGTGGTCTGTAAGTACACCAGTATTTATGTGctttaagttcttttttttaagcactgaAACATACTTTATGATTccctgtgtgttttaaaaatattattttaaaatgttatttttttcttttttctaccaTATACTAACAGGTGATTAGGATGTAACATGGTCATGTCTGTATAAGGATCCAAATGTGAAGATGCATAGTAAAACAGATGACGAAACAATATTTAGTATATAAATGTAGAAAGATCAAACTTGGCTGGGAAATCTTAAACAAATATTCTCAGAACTCAGAATAACTGAAGTGCTATAGAGgagggctgcaccgattgcagttttctggttgaTTGATGATTACCGATCTTCTAAAAAGCCTAACTTAatcgattccgattttggccgataccagttttttgtctgaaatgttgcttaatGTATCGAGAAAGTTACTGAATTGGCAATAacggggtgactattgttaactgtaaatgtgcagacatgacctggtcggccggtttgtcagtcaaacacagaagaaaagaaaagcacgGTGATTGATTTTTAGTCTTTTGCTGAGGTTGATAAAATCTGTGGATAAGATCGTCTTCACATATAAAAATCggccgatctcccaaaattaagaaaatctgcACAAATAAATCGGCTggccgataaatcggtgcacccatGCCATAGAGTGAAATATTACAAGTTTGGCTGGCTGCTGAACTGACATATTAATCTTATCTGGGTTTGAAAGCAGGAAATTTCGACAAATGTTGGCACTATATgatttggtaatattttattgtcttttatcattatcacagaGCTCCTCATACACTGAAAGTTGCTGCATATCGTCTATGTTTACACTGAAATTGCTTGTTGACTATACGGTTTAAAATCATAACCCAACCATAAGACATCTTTCTATTACCAAGGTTTTTGTTTAGCAAAATAATTTATAGGAAGCCTGTATTTCATATAGTTCTAgatgtttggacatttttgtttaataaaatattctttgcCTGTTCACGATTACAGGATGTAACATCAGGTGGCCCAGCTCGTGCCTATCCTGTCGGAGGACTTTGCTACTACTTCTCTCCACCAGAATCTTTTGGTTCTGTTCTAGAGGACCCAGTCCATGCActtatttacatctttttcaTGCTCGGCTCATGTGCCTTTTTCTCCAAAACTTGGATTGAAGTTTCAGGCTCTTCTGCAAAAGACGTAAGTCATGACTGCAGTCTGTCAAGTGGTGGAGGTGTGGGTTTGTTTTCAatgtcatttttgtatttaagctGTGCTCTTCATCACCATCCAGGTAGCAAAGCAGCTGAAGGAACAGCAGATGGTGATGAGAGGACACAGAGAAACCTCAATGGTTCATGAACTGAACAGGTAAAATGATGATTTTCACTTTATGGTGTTTATTTGGTCAGATAAATCATTTGGCCATGATGACTGT from the Xiphophorus maculatus strain JP 163 A chromosome 20, X_maculatus-5.0-male, whole genome shotgun sequence genome contains:
- the LOC102227331 gene encoding protein transport protein Sec61 subunit alpha-like 1, whose amino-acid sequence is MGIKFLEVIKPFCAVLPEIQKPERKIQFREKVLWTAITLFIFLVCCQIPLFGIMSSDSADPFYWMRVIMASNRGTLMELGISPIVTSGLIMQLLAGAKIIEVGDTPKDRALFNGAQKLFGMIITIGQAIVYVMTGMYGDPSEMGAGICLLIIIQLFVSGLIVLLLDELLQKGYGLGSGISLFIATNICETIVWKAFSPTTVNTGRGTEFEGAVIALFHLLATRTDKVRALREAFYRQNLPNLMNLIATVFVFAVVIYFQGFRVDLPIKSARYRGQYNTYPIKLFYTSNIPIILQSALVSNLYVISQMLSTRFSGNFLVNLLGTWSDVTSGGPARAYPVGGLCYYFSPPESFGSVLEDPVHALIYIFFMLGSCAFFSKTWIEVSGSSAKDVAKQLKEQQMVMRGHRETSMVHELNRYIPTAAAFGGLCIGGLSVMADFLGAIGSGTGILLAVTIIYQYFEIFVKEQSEVGSMSAMFF